The genomic DNA ctttataaaattttgaatttagcattaaagTGTTTTCTATGGTTAGAGATCCATGAAAGATGAGATCTTCAACTATAATGAAGATGAAATATTCGATAAAAATGTAacattatctttttatttattttttttctcaatatttttttctcatcgAATCACATAAAATTAATCGATATtagtataaaaacaaaaaaaatattaaaatacaaaaaatatggttacaaacacataaataaattaaaataaaattaataacacaaacaataatcaaaaaaataacaattgaaattataaaaaataaaaacaacaagataaatttatcaataacttatcacaataataattatttcccGTAAACAAGTTTGAGTTTACGGGTTAGAAAACTCCAACATCTTTTGGGTCACAATGGCATTTAAATTCAATAGAGACATCTTGAGATGTTCAAGTTGTTGATAACTCATCTCTTTATTCGATCTCTCCCACCATCTTTGATCCTGCCCAACTTTCTTGTCATGATTTATCTTCTTCCCATGCTGTTCCTCAACCTCCATCAACTTCTCAACTTGCATCACATTAGCATTTAGTTCCCTAATGTTTGATGACAGATAAGATTCAATCATTTGTTGAGTTTGACAGGAAAGACCCGTCGGAGAGGATGAACCAAATAATGGCCCAACTATTTCATCTACACTGGGATGAACCAAATAATGGCCCAACTATTTCATCTACACTGGGATGACCGTAGGAGAACACTCTGTTTGTTGGTGAAAATACTAGAAGTAAA from Impatiens glandulifera chromosome 9, dImpGla2.1, whole genome shotgun sequence includes the following:
- the LOC124915868 gene encoding agamous-like MADS-box protein AGL62; the protein is MVKTNKGRQRITMTKMKNESNLKVTFCKRKSGLFKKFSELIILCGAEVLLLVFSPTNRVFSYGHPSVDEIVGPLFGSSQELNANVMQVEKLMEVEEQHGKKINHDKKVGQDQRWWERSNKEMSYQQLEHLKMSLLNLNAIVTQKMLEFSNP